A window of the Xiashengella succiniciproducens genome harbors these coding sequences:
- a CDS encoding endonuclease MutS2, which yields MIYPDKFEEKLNFARIREMLAGHCLSPLGQEWVGKMGFSLSFDKVRTLLEQTNEMLHIEEDGGELPVSYYIDVREPLRKIRVEGLFLDEEELFDLRRSLGTIRDLIRFIKSRDESKFPRLHALAANVMVYPAIIDRIDTILNKQGKIKDNASPELLRVRKDIIAIQQNVSRRMAAILKKAKSEGLVEAEVSVSIRDGRAVIPVLSANKRRLPGIIHDESTTGKTTYIEPAEIVEMNNEIRELEYAERRELIRILTEISGFLRNYLEELLYSYEFLGIIDFIRAKAKFAERIEAIVPELYDEPSCRWLEARHPLLYLHHKVQGREIVPLTIEFAPEQRIVIISGPNAGGKSVCLQTVGLVQYMLQCGLPVPVKEGSRMGFFHNIFLDLGDEQSIENDLSTYSSHLTNMKFFVRNADGRSLILIDEFGTGTEPMIGGAIAESVLEQLNRQGVFGVITTHYTNLKHFASQTDGLVNGAMQFDTDKLQPLFKLEVGSPGSSFAFEIARKIGLPEPILESARNRLGEDHINFDKHLREIIRDKRYWERKRRQIHEEERRMTDVSERYETELQKLKSERKELLEKARQEAAALLANANKEIENTIKAIRESQAEKEKTKQARLVIENFRERLVKNELVDNTEQERLERKIEAIKNRKPRKKDEVKQQGSPAKAQVAEDTSSVIGEGDIVRLEGQPVPGEVMEIRGENAMVAFGSLVSNVKLSRLTKISRREYKREVRKESSISSSLAERMREKKLSFKPDIDIRGMRGEEAITRISAHMDEALMCGAGQVRILHGKGTGTLRQMVREYLNTLPFVSRYEDEHVQFGGAGFTVVYLD from the coding sequence GTGATTTATCCGGATAAATTTGAAGAGAAGCTGAATTTCGCCAGAATCAGGGAGATGCTGGCCGGTCATTGTCTTAGTCCGCTGGGACAGGAATGGGTCGGTAAGATGGGATTCTCATTGTCTTTCGACAAGGTCAGAACCCTCCTCGAACAGACTAATGAGATGTTGCATATTGAAGAGGATGGAGGTGAACTGCCGGTTTCCTACTATATAGATGTACGTGAGCCTCTCAGAAAGATCAGGGTTGAAGGTCTTTTCCTGGATGAGGAAGAGCTTTTTGACCTTAGGCGCTCCCTTGGTACAATCAGAGATCTGATAAGGTTTATCAAAAGCAGGGATGAGAGCAAATTTCCCCGTTTGCACGCTTTGGCGGCAAACGTGATGGTATACCCTGCTATAATCGACAGGATAGATACCATCCTCAATAAGCAGGGTAAGATAAAGGATAATGCATCACCCGAACTGCTTCGGGTTCGCAAGGATATTATCGCCATTCAGCAAAATGTCTCCCGCAGAATGGCCGCCATACTCAAGAAAGCCAAGAGCGAAGGTCTGGTGGAGGCCGAAGTATCTGTAAGCATCCGTGACGGAAGGGCTGTGATACCTGTGCTTTCAGCAAACAAAAGACGTCTGCCTGGTATTATCCATGATGAGTCAACAACAGGTAAGACAACTTATATAGAACCTGCCGAGATCGTTGAGATGAACAATGAGATCAGGGAACTTGAGTATGCTGAAAGAAGGGAATTGATACGTATTCTGACTGAGATTTCAGGGTTTCTGCGCAATTACCTTGAGGAATTGCTTTACTCATACGAGTTTCTTGGTATCATTGATTTTATAAGGGCTAAGGCTAAGTTTGCCGAACGCATCGAGGCCATAGTTCCTGAACTCTATGACGAGCCCTCATGTCGCTGGCTTGAGGCAAGGCATCCCTTGCTGTATCTTCACCACAAAGTTCAGGGCAGGGAAATCGTGCCACTTACAATTGAGTTTGCTCCTGAACAAAGGATAGTAATAATCTCAGGTCCCAATGCCGGTGGTAAGTCGGTTTGCCTCCAAACGGTAGGACTGGTTCAGTATATGCTGCAATGTGGTCTCCCGGTTCCTGTAAAGGAAGGATCTAGGATGGGTTTCTTTCACAATATCTTCCTTGACCTGGGTGATGAGCAGTCAATAGAAAACGACCTCAGCACATACAGTTCCCACCTTACCAATATGAAGTTTTTCGTCAGGAACGCCGACGGGCGTTCGCTGATACTTATTGATGAGTTTGGTACAGGTACCGAACCGATGATAGGTGGAGCCATTGCCGAGTCAGTGCTTGAACAGCTTAACAGACAGGGAGTTTTTGGAGTTATTACTACACACTATACCAATCTCAAGCATTTTGCTTCCCAGACCGATGGACTTGTCAACGGTGCGATGCAGTTTGATACAGACAAGCTACAACCCCTCTTCAAACTGGAGGTGGGCTCCCCGGGTAGTTCCTTTGCCTTTGAGATAGCCCGTAAGATAGGTTTGCCGGAACCCATCCTGGAGTCGGCCAGGAACAGACTTGGAGAGGATCATATCAACTTTGACAAGCACCTGCGTGAGATAATTAGAGACAAGCGTTACTGGGAAAGGAAGAGACGTCAGATTCATGAGGAGGAACGCAGGATGACTGATGTGTCAGAACGCTATGAGACAGAGCTGCAAAAGTTGAAGTCTGAACGTAAGGAACTCCTTGAAAAAGCAAGGCAGGAGGCTGCGGCTCTGCTTGCAAATGCAAACAAGGAGATAGAGAATACAATTAAGGCCATAAGGGAGAGCCAGGCAGAGAAGGAAAAGACAAAGCAGGCAAGGCTGGTGATAGAAAACTTCAGGGAGCGGCTTGTCAAAAACGAACTGGTTGATAATACCGAACAGGAACGGTTGGAGCGTAAGATTGAGGCGATAAAAAATCGTAAGCCACGCAAAAAGGATGAGGTTAAACAACAGGGCTCTCCTGCTAAGGCGCAGGTAGCTGAGGATACTTCATCCGTAATTGGTGAGGGTGATATCGTAAGACTTGAAGGACAGCCTGTTCCCGGAGAAGTTATGGAGATTAGAGGTGAGAATGCCATGGTTGCCTTTGGCAGTCTGGTAAGCAATGTAAAGCTTAGTCGCCTTACAAAGATTAGCCGCAGGGAGTACAAGCGGGAAGTCAGGAAGGAAAGCAGTATATCTTCAAGTCTTGCAGAGAGGATGAGGGAAAAGAAGCTGAGCTTCAAGCCAGATATAGATATCAGGGGTATGAGGGGAGAAGAGGCTATCACAAGAATATCTGCTCATATGGATGAAGCACTTATGTGTGGTGCCGGCCAGGTGAGAATACTCCATGGTAAGGGAACTGGTACACTGCGTCAAATGGTTAGGGAATATCTTAATACCCTGCCTTTTGTGTCAAGGTATGAAGACGAGCATGTGCAGTTTGGTGGTGCCGGCTTTACCGTAGTTTATCTGGACTAG
- a CDS encoding MFS transporter: protein MLALRSVGSAFHVPAMQASIPLLAPKSELGRVAGVNQVINSVSTIAGPALAALMITTMDMTHVMAVDIAGAIIACSSLLMVHIPNPEKTVNAAQPHVFREMHDGLKAIFSSKGMIWLFWFVVLANFFIMPIAVMFPLMTIDHFEGSTWQMSIIEIAWGIGMMAGAIYHASFTVVMQTTIKAEALGRAFAIYGSATMLPSMIGLLNTGLIADTIGVNNAFIVSGIMIILIGVVSFFIPAINALINKTATIPVHED from the coding sequence CTGCTTGCCCTTCGTTCGGTAGGTAGCGCCTTCCACGTACCCGCTATGCAGGCATCCATCCCTCTGTTGGCACCCAAATCAGAACTGGGCAGAGTAGCTGGAGTCAACCAGGTTATCAACTCAGTAAGTACTATTGCTGGTCCCGCTCTTGCAGCACTGATGATTACTACAATGGACATGACACACGTTATGGCAGTTGACATTGCAGGGGCAATTATCGCATGTTCCTCATTATTAATGGTCCATATCCCGAATCCTGAGAAAACTGTAAATGCAGCACAACCCCATGTGTTCAGAGAAATGCACGATGGCCTCAAGGCCATCTTTAGCAGTAAGGGAATGATATGGCTGTTCTGGTTTGTGGTTCTGGCCAACTTCTTCATAATGCCAATTGCCGTGATGTTCCCACTGATGACTATAGACCATTTTGAAGGAAGCACATGGCAAATGAGTATTATTGAAATAGCCTGGGGCATTGGGATGATGGCAGGCGCAATCTATCACGCTTCTTTCACTGTTGTAATGCAAACAACTATCAAGGCTGAGGCTCTTGGTAGGGCCTTTGCAATCTATGGCAGCGCAACAATGCTTCCCTCTATGATTGGTCTGCTAAATACTGGATTGATAGCAGACACAATAGGAGTAAATAATGCTTTTATTGTATCAGGAATTATGATAATTCTTATCGGGGTTGTCTCCTTCTTCATCCCGGCCATAAATGCCCTGATAAATAAGACTGCTACAATACCGGTTCATGAAGACTGA
- a CDS encoding DUF6051 family protein, which translates to MELFATSALLKKQFNLSAGTSDFGEGVTSTICTFSSDFDFSPIRPDAPLSQEELNILTENGKDGNFTFRYPVFYDSQLKGKNNKAILLLHGLNERSWEKYLSWAYFLVKHTGRSVIMFPIAFHMNRTPQQWGNARLMHSLSDYRRRNKNVQNTSFANLALSLRMEYTPQMFPISGTQTYFDLVKLCTEIKEGRHELFEANTSVNIFAYSIGALLAEILLIANPASLFSGERAFLFCGGASVDKMNPNSKSIIDSEATRQLNEFLKCNYKVSDLMRIPEQNMPMLPKAWDSFRYLSCGDCCTRERDLALAGIKGQIKTLGLGFDSVISPRAIEETLHSNFSILSPRYPGSHENPFPLLKDEQGREVEDTFNTIFSEASKFLA; encoded by the coding sequence ATGGAACTATTTGCAACATCTGCACTATTAAAGAAACAGTTTAACCTCTCTGCCGGGACTTCTGATTTCGGTGAAGGGGTAACATCAACCATTTGCACCTTCAGCAGTGATTTCGATTTCTCCCCAATAAGACCTGATGCTCCTCTGTCACAGGAGGAATTGAATATATTGACTGAAAACGGTAAAGACGGAAACTTCACATTCAGGTATCCCGTCTTTTACGACTCACAACTTAAAGGAAAGAACAACAAAGCAATACTTCTGCTTCATGGACTTAATGAACGTTCATGGGAAAAGTATCTTTCATGGGCCTACTTCCTTGTAAAACATACAGGCAGGTCGGTTATCATGTTTCCAATAGCCTTCCATATGAACCGTACACCTCAGCAATGGGGTAATGCACGGCTTATGCACAGTTTGTCAGATTACAGACGCAGAAACAAGAATGTGCAGAACACATCTTTCGCAAATCTGGCACTAAGTCTGAGAATGGAATACACACCACAAATGTTTCCAATCTCTGGTACTCAGACATATTTTGACCTTGTCAAGCTATGTACTGAAATCAAGGAAGGCCGTCACGAACTTTTCGAAGCAAATACGTCAGTAAACATATTTGCTTATTCGATAGGTGCGCTCCTCGCAGAAATCCTGCTCATAGCCAATCCCGCCAGTCTGTTCTCCGGTGAAAGGGCATTTCTCTTCTGCGGGGGCGCTTCTGTCGATAAAATGAATCCCAACTCAAAATCAATTATAGATAGTGAAGCAACCAGACAGCTTAATGAATTCTTGAAGTGCAATTACAAGGTCAGTGACCTGATGCGAATTCCGGAACAAAATATGCCTATGTTACCTAAGGCATGGGATAGCTTCAGATACCTGAGTTGCGGTGACTGCTGCACCAGGGAAAGAGACCTGGCCCTTGCAGGAATCAAGGGACAGATTAAGACTCTCGGTCTGGGCTTTGACTCTGTAATATCTCCCCGGGCAATTGAAGAGACACTGCATTCAAACTTCAGTATTCTGTCACCCCGTTACCCTGGATCACATGAAAATCCTTTCCCCTTGCTCAAAGACGAACAAGGCAGAGAGGTTGAAGACACCTTCAATACAATCTTCTCGGAGGCATCAAAGTTTCTCGCATAA
- a CDS encoding LytR/AlgR family response regulator transcription factor — protein MSLEIRKKGYIPDYFVTWRNTILQVLFTALFAFLFINIYKPFGAGEWYQEKWWMFSLGSAALVIVGMIVIIVSRLLMLARRRKGPIRIRYYVFSVAAEILFMGAAYAVLELVVLGGVRPFWILLYMAVQNTSLILLIPYIISLLFFSWRENKLTLEQLVSQLRAKRHFIPFEDENGVLRLTINSGDLLYLKASDNYVDIIYRSGEKTKTYVLRNTLKKLEGSLDGLPLLRCHRSYMVNVTSVKILKRDKGKFVLWLDEDGSITIPVSRGYADEVLKYFESVYRGE, from the coding sequence ATGTCTCTCGAGATAAGAAAGAAGGGTTATATACCTGACTACTTTGTCACATGGCGAAATACGATCCTTCAGGTCTTATTTACAGCCCTGTTTGCCTTTCTTTTTATAAATATCTACAAGCCATTTGGGGCCGGGGAGTGGTATCAGGAGAAGTGGTGGATGTTTTCGCTTGGTTCGGCAGCACTTGTGATAGTCGGAATGATTGTAATTATAGTCAGCCGTCTTCTTATGCTGGCAAGGAGACGTAAGGGCCCCATTAGAATCAGATACTATGTCTTTTCGGTTGCAGCTGAGATTCTGTTTATGGGAGCTGCATATGCAGTACTCGAACTGGTTGTTCTTGGTGGTGTGAGACCTTTCTGGATACTGTTGTATATGGCAGTTCAGAACACCTCTCTGATACTTCTTATTCCTTATATAATAAGTTTGCTTTTCTTTTCTTGGAGAGAAAACAAGTTGACGCTTGAGCAGCTGGTATCTCAGCTGAGAGCCAAGCGTCATTTTATTCCTTTTGAGGATGAGAACGGGGTGTTGCGTCTCACAATCAACTCTGGTGATCTGCTATATCTTAAGGCAAGTGACAATTATGTGGATATAATTTACAGGTCTGGTGAGAAGACAAAGACATATGTATTACGCAATACATTAAAAAAACTTGAAGGAAGTCTGGATGGACTTCCACTTTTACGGTGTCACAGGTCATACATGGTAAATGTAACCAGTGTAAAGATTTTGAAGAGGGACAAGGGAAAGTTTGTACTGTGGCTTGATGAAGATGGCAGCATCACCATTCCGGTTTCCAGAGGTTATGCTGATGAAGTGCTGAAATACTTCGAAAGTGTTTATAGAGGAGAGTAA
- a CDS encoding YfiR family protein codes for MKGHFTFLLAVVALFVGMEAAAQQLAKPQATLIYSIVRLVDWPELYKDQTFVIGVVGDKMDITRELRAGKGDRTVRGKEIEIVEYASIKEVGKCHLLFVPNEHLNSFTKSGTNLSGQPILVMTESSYRHPDISVINFSVVDGKLGITLNEENAKSRKLGLSKQLINFAR; via the coding sequence ATGAAGGGACATTTTACTTTTCTGCTTGCAGTGGTGGCTTTATTTGTGGGAATGGAAGCAGCAGCTCAGCAACTCGCAAAACCACAGGCAACATTGATTTACAGTATAGTAAGGTTGGTAGATTGGCCCGAGCTATACAAGGATCAGACCTTTGTAATAGGTGTAGTTGGTGATAAGATGGATATCACCAGAGAGCTGAGAGCCGGTAAGGGTGACCGTACTGTACGTGGCAAGGAGATTGAGATTGTTGAATATGCAAGCATTAAGGAGGTAGGCAAGTGCCACCTGTTGTTTGTACCCAACGAACATCTCAACAGTTTTACAAAATCGGGTACGAATCTCTCCGGACAACCAATTCTGGTAATGACTGAAAGTTCATATCGTCATCCTGATATTTCAGTGATTAATTTCTCAGTAGTTGACGGCAAGCTGGGGATTACTTTGAATGAAGAAAATGCAAAGAGCAGAAAACTGGGTTTAAGCAAACAATTGATTAACTTCGCAAGGTAA